The sequence CAAGATGATCTGTTGTCTTTCACAATGAATGGAGTAGTATTTCATTCTGACTGAGCCCGCCCGCCCTTGTCCGAGGTGTGCCCGCCGCAACCCCTCGAACTCGTTTGCGAGGCCGCGATGGCCCGAGAAATGCTAATTGCGTGCCCGTAAACGGCGGGCGATGCGCGCTGATCGAGAATGAGAGGGAGACAGTGGCGACGAGCAGGGTGAAGTTCCAGAAGGACATCGAGCAGCGGCTCCGGACCTGGGGAACCCGACACGGGGCGATCGAGACGAAGGTGGCGAAGGCCGAGGACGACGCGAAGGCGGCCCTGTTCGCCGAGCTCGGGAAGCTCAGGACCCTGGAGGCCGAAGGTCGGCGCTGCCTATCGGTCGTCGAGACCGCCGGCGCCGCCGCGTGGGCGAGGCTGCAGACCGACTTCGTCGAGAGATGGGAACGCGTCAACCGCGCCGCCGAGGCGGTCTGGGCCCGCGTGAAGTGACCTCACGGAAACCGCGCACACCGGCGTGCGGATAGGAACGAAACATGCGCCTCCTGCTCATCAACCCGTCGAACCCGATGGTCTCCATCGTCGACACCAAGTCGAGCATCTGGAACCGCTTCCGCGTCTGGAAGCCGCTCGGCCTCATGGTCATCGCCGGCCTGACGCCGCCCGACTGGGAGATCACGATCATCGACGAGAACCTCGGCGTCCCGGACTACACGAAGCTGCCCCGGCCGGACCTGGTCGGCATCACCGCGTTCACGTCGCAGGCGAACCGAGCGTACGCGATCGCCGCGAGCTTCCGGAGCGCCGGCGTCCCGGTCGTCCTCGGCGGCATCCACGCGACGATGCGGAAGGAAGAGGCCGCGCCGCACGCCGACGCCCTCGTGCTGGGCGAGGCGGAGAGCGTGTGGGCGAGCGTGCTCGAGGACGTGCGGAACGGCGGCCTGAAGCCGTCGTACGAGGGCGGGTTCGCGGACATGGCGCAGACTCCGCCCGCCCGCCACGATCTGCTCAGCGAGGGGTACGCCTTCGGCGCGATCCAGACGACGCGCGGGTGCCCGCTCCGGTGCGGCTTCTGTAGCGTGACGTCGTTCAACGGGGCGCGCTTCCGCCAGCGGCCGATCGAAGACGTCGTGCGCGAGCTCGAGAGCGTCCCCGAGAAGCGCGTGCTGATCGTCGACGACAACCTCGTCGGCACGAGCGCCGAGCACGTCCGGCGCGCCAAGGAGCTCTTCCGGGCGATCATCGCCGCGGATCTCGGGAAGCAGTGGGTCGCCCAGACGACGATCAACGTCGCCAACGACGAGGAGCTCCTGACCCTGGCCGCCAAGGCCGGCTGCGAAGGCCTGTTCATCGGCTTCGAGTCTCCGGAACCGCACGGGATGAAGGATCTCGCCAGGAAGAACAACCTGTGCCGGTGCCACGATCTCGGGGCGGCCGTGCGGACCATCCAGGAGCACGGCATCATCGTCGCCGGCTCCTTCATCATCGGGCTCGACGACGACCGGCCCGGGATCGGCCGGCTCATCGCGGACACGGCGGAGCGGTACGGGGTCGACTTCGTCAACGTGCTGTTCCTGACCCCCCTGCCCGGGACGATCTTGTGGGACGAGATGGAGTCGCAGGACCGGATCACCCTCGA comes from Pseudomonadota bacterium and encodes:
- a CDS encoding B12-binding domain-containing radical SAM protein gives rise to the protein MRLLLINPSNPMVSIVDTKSSIWNRFRVWKPLGLMVIAGLTPPDWEITIIDENLGVPDYTKLPRPDLVGITAFTSQANRAYAIAASFRSAGVPVVLGGIHATMRKEEAAPHADALVLGEAESVWASVLEDVRNGGLKPSYEGGFADMAQTPPARHDLLSEGYAFGAIQTTRGCPLRCGFCSVTSFNGARFRQRPIEDVVRELESVPEKRVLIVDDNLVGTSAEHVRRAKELFRAIIAADLGKQWVAQTTINVANDEELLTLAAKAGCEGLFIGFESPEPHGMKDLARKNNLCRCHDLGAAVRTIQEHGIIVAGSFIIGLDDDRPGIGRLIADTAERYGVDFVNVLFLTPLPGTILWDEMESQDRITLDNFPEDWSYYTLTYPVGRYRGLTPGEAVQEMLDCGERFYSIPRMARRAWRNLRRGQSVLIGAVGGLSYRRGIRLDRDRLGEFVSRSRGGGAVAEAGRALAAEAVPSLGFER